In the genome of Coraliomargarita algicola, one region contains:
- a CDS encoding LacI family DNA-binding transcriptional regulator, whose product MSTSTKHSMDGGRVTMKEVAEAAGVSASTVCRALNSNPQIPEATRQRIQAVADQLGYRPDPLLSAFAARRRGSSTGSSVTTIAYITNFKSRDIWLKNPFYLRCYEGAKRRLEGQGYKLEHFWLGEPNMTPGRLSRILYARGILGLFLAPTPNVHKPLDLDWDKFSCATVGYSHMSPILHRSTPHHFHAMQEALKRLYSLGYKRVGLCVFTDTSRRVDELWLSAVLLAQYDRLKGIGKKDREFNISTFLFNDTTLKDTPAWCRKEKLDVVISDNLEVMEELTGAGIHMPGEVDFVSLGWFDGQSDIAGVDQRPSDIGAAATDLIVGALQRGERGVPAVPLTTMVEGVWVDGPSLTRTMPVASSPVNSH is encoded by the coding sequence GTGTCGACTTCAACTAAGCATTCAATGGACGGTGGTCGCGTGACGATGAAGGAAGTGGCGGAGGCGGCTGGTGTGTCTGCGTCCACCGTCTGTCGCGCTTTAAATTCGAATCCACAAATCCCCGAAGCGACCCGTCAGCGTATTCAGGCAGTTGCGGATCAGTTAGGATATCGGCCCGATCCCTTGCTTTCTGCTTTTGCGGCACGTCGTCGTGGTAGCTCAACAGGTTCTAGTGTTACGACGATCGCCTATATAACCAATTTTAAGAGCCGTGACATCTGGCTGAAGAATCCGTTTTATCTGCGTTGCTATGAAGGGGCGAAAAGGAGATTGGAGGGGCAGGGGTATAAATTAGAGCACTTTTGGTTGGGGGAACCCAACATGACGCCGGGGCGCCTCAGTCGAATACTATATGCCCGAGGTATTTTGGGTCTCTTTCTTGCGCCGACGCCGAATGTGCATAAACCACTCGATTTAGATTGGGATAAGTTCAGTTGTGCGACGGTCGGGTACTCACACATGTCGCCTATATTGCATCGTAGCACGCCGCACCATTTTCACGCGATGCAGGAAGCGCTTAAACGTTTGTATTCCTTGGGGTACAAACGTGTGGGCTTGTGTGTGTTTACAGATACCAGTCGACGGGTGGATGAATTGTGGTTGTCCGCAGTGCTCTTGGCACAGTATGATCGGTTGAAGGGCATTGGTAAAAAGGATAGAGAGTTTAATATTAGCACTTTTCTATTTAACGATACGACATTGAAGGACACGCCAGCCTGGTGTCGTAAAGAAAAGTTGGATGTGGTGATTAGCGACAATTTGGAAGTGATGGAAGAGCTGACTGGTGCAGGTATCCATATGCCCGGTGAAGTAGACTTTGTCAGTTTAGGCTGGTTCGATGGGCAGTCTGATATTGCAGGAGTGGATCAACGCCCTTCCGATATCGGCGCGGCCGCGACGGACTTGATTGTGGGGGCCTTGCAGCGTGGGGAACGCGGGGTGCCGGCCGTTCCTTTGACCACCATGGTGGAAGGTGTGTGGGTGGATGGTCCGAGCCTGACTCGAACGATGCCTGTCGCATCATCACCTGTGAATTCGCATTGA
- a CDS encoding MotA/TolQ/ExbB proton channel family protein, with translation MKRLTLVLLSLVFVQILTAQSASIELESDAVGTIDWVAEVLKGGATSIVLLLVGFVGLVFFIERMIVVRRANFIPKDLERQLRECAERSDFDGMSAACQENMSVLSSVGNYIASHKHIPFEILALGGSDLISRAVSRQQLRNYPLAVVATISPLLGLLGTIIGMIESFQKVALMGDTGDASVLADSIGKALITTALGLIIAIPSLASYHFFKSKINSFGIRMEETMDSLMSPWLHSEDAQTPESKE, from the coding sequence ATGAAACGCCTCACTCTAGTTTTACTCTCCTTGGTCTTTGTTCAAATTTTAACGGCTCAATCCGCTTCCATTGAATTGGAATCCGATGCCGTGGGCACCATTGACTGGGTGGCCGAAGTGCTTAAAGGCGGGGCGACTTCGATCGTCTTGTTGCTGGTGGGCTTCGTTGGACTGGTCTTTTTTATTGAGCGTATGATCGTGGTGCGGCGTGCGAACTTTATTCCCAAGGACTTGGAGCGGCAATTGAGGGAGTGCGCGGAGCGCTCGGATTTTGATGGAATGAGCGCTGCCTGTCAGGAAAATATGAGTGTGCTTTCATCGGTGGGAAACTACATTGCCTCGCACAAACATATACCCTTTGAGATCTTGGCGTTAGGGGGATCTGATCTGATTTCCAGAGCGGTCAGTCGCCAGCAGTTGCGTAATTATCCTCTGGCAGTTGTTGCGACGATTTCGCCTTTGCTGGGCTTGTTGGGGACGATTATCGGGATGATTGAGTCTTTTCAAAAAGTGGCGCTGATGGGGGATACGGGGGATGCTTCGGTCTTGGCTGATTCGATTGGTAAAGCACTGATTACGACCGCGCTGGGCTTGATTATTGCGATACCCTCGCTGGCTTCCTACCATTTCTTTAAGTCTAAAATCAACAGCTTCGGCATACGCATGGAAGAGACTATGGATAGCCTGATGTCGCCCTGGTTACATTCGGAGGATGCGCAAACCCCAGAGTCGAAAGAATGA
- a CDS encoding biopolymer transporter ExbD — MSSKTPKLSLTVSSTSRVAVMRRLRNRHRKDDNVEVDLSPLIDCVFLLLIFFLVTTMLKKLEKQIPVVLPDYTSALAPIAESEVIIYAMDDRGQIERANGASRTIQGLSYSPVASFVEDLKSVAQTHGTGVGIRLDADSEVPVQRVIDALDTLALQGFEQVGVRLRYHGSEDFEMKGYRK; from the coding sequence ATGTCTTCTAAAACCCCAAAGCTGAGCCTGACAGTTTCCTCCACATCCCGGGTGGCGGTGATGCGGCGCCTGCGTAATCGGCATCGAAAGGATGATAATGTGGAGGTCGATTTGTCGCCTTTGATCGATTGTGTGTTTTTGCTACTGATTTTCTTTTTGGTAACCACTATGTTGAAGAAGTTGGAAAAGCAGATCCCGGTGGTTTTGCCGGATTATACTTCCGCGCTGGCGCCGATTGCGGAATCGGAGGTGATTATTTATGCGATGGATGATCGTGGACAAATTGAGCGCGCCAATGGAGCATCACGCACCATACAAGGGCTCAGTTATAGTCCGGTGGCGTCCTTTGTTGAGGATCTTAAGTCGGTTGCGCAAACGCATGGAACCGGTGTCGGAATCCGTCTGGATGCGGACAGCGAAGTGCCTGTGCAGCGTGTGATCGATGCCCTGGATACTTTGGCCCTGCAGGGCTTTGAGCAAGTGGGCGTGCGTTTGCGGTATCACGGCTCGGAGGATTTTGAAATGAAGGGCTATCGGAAATGA
- a CDS encoding biopolymer transporter ExbD, whose product MSRRPYEEEDEDVALSMSPLIDCVFLLLIFFLVTTMLKKDLKEVEHLNLPISRSSLEVPPDDSVVAIAIDAEGKIYYEGESVTIMVLLDELRSIEQEDAERRIRLDTDENTPFYRFVEVLDALSFRNLRNVGVRTYHEKYDK is encoded by the coding sequence ATGAGTCGCCGCCCCTATGAAGAGGAAGACGAGGATGTGGCACTCAGCATGTCGCCCTTAATTGACTGTGTCTTCTTGCTGCTAATTTTCTTTCTGGTCACTACGATGTTGAAAAAGGACCTTAAAGAGGTGGAGCATCTTAACTTACCGATTTCACGTTCGTCGCTGGAGGTGCCGCCGGATGACAGCGTCGTGGCGATCGCAATCGATGCCGAGGGCAAAATTTATTATGAGGGAGAGTCGGTGACAATCATGGTATTGCTAGACGAGCTGCGGAGCATTGAACAGGAGGACGCTGAACGTCGTATTCGCTTGGATACGGATGAGAATACACCTTTCTATCGTTTCGTCGAAGTTCTCGATGCGCTGAGCTTTCGAAATTTACGTAATGTCGGGGTGCGCACCTATCACGAGAAATACGATAAATGA
- a CDS encoding nucleoside hydrolase: protein MKREELLALPSACVRAVLDTDAYNEIDDQFAIVYAMLAPERIELEAIYAAPFLNKRSSSAADGMEKSYDEIQRVLGLLCAADQVPTFRGAEAFLVDHPAPLATDATEDLITRARQRDKGPLYVMAIAAITNVATAILLAPDIIDNIVVVWLGGHADYWAHNGEFNFQQDVPAVKAVLESGVVIFRMPCVPVADHLQLTIYELEHYLSGKGPLADYLCQIFRNYREHEGAWTKVIWDIAVVAWLVNHDWVPSKLAPAPFMQADNSWSISSINSIIRTAIQVYRDPVYTDLFKRIITYSAR from the coding sequence ATGAAACGAGAAGAATTATTAGCGCTCCCCAGTGCTTGCGTCCGTGCGGTCTTGGATACGGACGCTTACAATGAAATTGATGATCAGTTTGCGATTGTCTATGCCATGCTGGCGCCGGAGCGTATCGAACTTGAAGCGATCTACGCAGCACCCTTTCTCAATAAACGCTCGTCCAGTGCGGCAGATGGCATGGAGAAAAGCTATGACGAAATTCAGCGTGTGCTTGGCTTGCTGTGTGCGGCTGATCAGGTGCCGACCTTTCGTGGGGCTGAAGCGTTTTTAGTGGATCACCCTGCACCGCTTGCGACTGACGCGACTGAGGATTTGATTACCCGTGCGCGCCAGCGGGACAAAGGACCTTTGTATGTGATGGCGATTGCTGCGATTACTAACGTCGCGACTGCCATACTACTGGCACCGGACATTATTGATAATATTGTGGTGGTCTGGCTGGGGGGGCATGCTGACTATTGGGCACATAATGGAGAATTCAATTTTCAGCAGGACGTGCCCGCGGTCAAAGCAGTGCTTGAATCCGGGGTAGTCATATTTCGTATGCCCTGCGTGCCAGTTGCCGACCACTTGCAATTGACGATCTATGAGCTGGAGCATTACTTATCGGGTAAAGGGCCCCTGGCGGATTATCTCTGTCAAATCTTCCGAAATTATCGTGAGCATGAGGGCGCTTGGACTAAGGTCATCTGGGACATTGCTGTCGTGGCATGGCTGGTCAACCACGATTGGGTGCCTAGTAAGCTGGCACCTGCTCCATTTATGCAGGCAGACAATAGCTGGTCGATTTCTTCCATAAATTCTATTATTCGTACCGCTATACAAGTCTACAGAGATCCAGTTTACACGGATTTATTTAAGCGGATTATAACGTATTCAGCTCGTTGA
- a CDS encoding Gfo/Idh/MocA family oxidoreductase, which produces MSSKTVKLLLVGIGGYGHFYIDGIEALADQVELVAIVDPFPAQALDWPTLQAQDIPCFDTLDAFLATGITVDLAVLASPISFHADQSCALMEAGVHVLCEKPIAATIPEVERMREVRDSTGKFLEIGYQWSFSEAVQNLKTDILSGHYGMAQCLSTHVAWPRTSAYYARNSWAGKIHNAQGAPVYDSPVANATAHFLHNMLFVLGETQQSSALPRKIRAECYRVNPIENYDTACLEVETEKGDRILFYTTHAADANDGPSFLYRFEGAEIRYEIGGDIVAYLADGSIKNYGNPEGTHMRKLDVCVAKVLDADGATTPICSIEAASSHTYCVNALQQIPVYTVDPAYLQVKEIKPGEQLTFIPNMGVHLREAFEQQKLFSEMNFPWATPMGAAVVVCPIHS; this is translated from the coding sequence ATGTCTTCAAAAACTGTAAAACTCCTTTTGGTCGGTATTGGTGGCTATGGCCATTTCTATATTGATGGAATCGAAGCACTCGCAGATCAAGTCGAGCTTGTTGCGATTGTGGATCCATTTCCTGCTCAGGCTCTTGATTGGCCTACTCTCCAAGCACAGGATATTCCATGCTTTGATACTTTGGATGCGTTTTTGGCAACTGGTATAACAGTGGATCTGGCTGTGTTGGCTTCGCCAATTTCATTTCATGCAGATCAAAGTTGTGCTTTGATGGAGGCGGGAGTCCATGTCCTGTGTGAGAAACCAATTGCTGCGACGATTCCAGAAGTTGAGCGCATGCGCGAAGTGCGTGATAGCACGGGTAAATTTTTGGAAATCGGATATCAATGGTCTTTCAGTGAGGCGGTCCAAAATCTGAAGACAGATATTCTGAGCGGTCATTATGGAATGGCGCAGTGTCTCTCTACACATGTGGCATGGCCGCGAACCAGTGCTTACTATGCGCGCAATAGTTGGGCTGGTAAAATCCATAATGCTCAAGGGGCTCCTGTGTATGATAGCCCTGTGGCTAATGCAACTGCTCATTTTTTACATAATATGCTCTTCGTTTTGGGAGAGACTCAGCAATCGTCTGCGTTGCCGCGGAAAATTCGTGCAGAATGTTACCGAGTGAATCCGATCGAAAATTATGACACTGCGTGTCTTGAGGTGGAGACTGAGAAAGGTGATCGTATTTTGTTTTATACTACACACGCCGCTGACGCGAATGATGGTCCAAGTTTCTTGTATCGCTTTGAAGGGGCGGAGATTCGCTATGAGATCGGCGGTGATATCGTGGCCTATCTAGCTGATGGATCGATCAAGAATTACGGTAACCCCGAGGGCACTCACATGCGTAAGCTGGATGTATGTGTGGCTAAGGTATTGGATGCTGACGGGGCGACTACTCCCATTTGCAGTATTGAGGCGGCCAGCTCGCATACATATTGTGTGAATGCACTGCAGCAGATACCAGTTTATACGGTTGACCCAGCGTATCTGCAAGTGAAGGAGATTAAGCCCGGGGAGCAGCTAACTTTTATTCCTAATATGGGTGTGCACTTAAGGGAGGCGTTTGAACAACAAAAGCTTTTTTCTGAAATGAATTTTCCGTGGGCGACACCGATGGGGGCGGCTGTAGTTGTTTGCCCGATTCATTCGTAG
- a CDS encoding MYG1 family protein: MLSKIITHPGGAHKDDFLACAVLLTQAPVTIERRDPTEADLNDPSVAVLDIGHQNNSKLHNFDHHQFPRDHVPTCALSLVLQHLGIYEDAREFCSWLEVAEWFDCRGPVDTAEWLGMDRDTLGKLNSPLDITILRRFASKTEHKPGEPIWEIMRMIGQDTVDYITNLRSRLDFVAEHAEIWEFDGYKALFMPRTDPMPDEASAGLGYHVEKLGLQEEVLALIYPDSRGTGYGMRRFNDDTRMEFTQLDTEDDVHFTHARGFIAKTSSAEIERLQHLVAKAYKPRD, from the coding sequence ATGTTATCAAAGATTATCACACATCCGGGCGGTGCCCACAAAGACGACTTTTTAGCCTGCGCAGTATTACTCACGCAAGCCCCCGTCACCATCGAGCGTCGTGACCCGACAGAGGCCGACCTCAACGACCCGTCCGTGGCGGTGCTCGATATCGGGCACCAAAATAATTCGAAGCTACATAATTTCGACCACCACCAATTCCCCCGCGATCATGTGCCCACCTGCGCCCTCTCGCTGGTACTCCAACATTTGGGAATTTACGAAGATGCACGCGAGTTTTGTAGCTGGCTCGAAGTCGCAGAGTGGTTCGATTGCCGCGGCCCAGTCGATACTGCCGAATGGTTAGGCATGGATCGCGACACCCTCGGCAAGCTCAATTCTCCGCTCGACATCACAATTCTACGTCGCTTCGCCAGTAAGACTGAGCATAAGCCTGGTGAGCCGATCTGGGAAATCATGCGCATGATCGGTCAAGATACGGTCGATTATATTACAAATTTGCGCAGCCGGCTAGACTTCGTGGCAGAGCATGCTGAAATCTGGGAATTCGACGGTTACAAGGCACTCTTCATGCCACGCACCGATCCGATGCCAGACGAAGCTTCCGCGGGCCTAGGCTATCATGTGGAAAAGCTCGGCTTACAAGAGGAAGTCCTCGCACTCATTTACCCCGACAGTCGGGGCACCGGCTATGGTATGCGCCGCTTTAACGACGACACTCGCATGGAATTCACTCAACTCGACACCGAAGATGACGTTCACTTCACGCACGCACGCGGATTTATCGCAAAAACATCCAGTGCAGAAATCGAGCGCCTACAACATTTAGTCGCCAAAGCCTACAAACCACGCGACTAA
- a CDS encoding aminoglycoside phosphotransferase family protein: MKDTIATILIKCTQAREVKAMGVLQKLWSGYGSIVRYRLVGAELSSVIVKHVSPPTASAHPRGWNTDISHQRKLRSYAVETAWYRDFADQCDVNCRVPRCLDLFCAGEEVVMVLEDLDAAGFPIRKQSVSGTELVACLSWLAHFHATFLGVSEAGLWPSGCYWHLETRPDELQVLAREDPALYAAAQAIDLKLKASRYQTLVHGDAKLANFCFSEDGRSVAAVDFQYVGRGCGMKDVVYFIGSCLSEDECEREEAPLLEQYFEALRRAFVSQGKDVDVDALEADWRALYPVAWTDFHRFLKGWSPGHWKINTYSEQLAASVLAEIQLEGRCK, translated from the coding sequence ATGAAGGATACGATAGCAACTATATTAATTAAATGCACTCAGGCGCGCGAAGTGAAAGCGATGGGTGTTTTGCAAAAACTATGGAGCGGTTATGGCTCGATTGTGCGCTATCGCTTAGTGGGGGCTGAGCTTTCGAGTGTGATTGTAAAACATGTGTCGCCTCCAACTGCATCTGCGCATCCACGCGGCTGGAATACTGATATCTCGCATCAACGTAAATTGAGGTCCTATGCGGTGGAAACGGCCTGGTATCGAGATTTTGCCGATCAGTGTGATGTGAACTGTCGGGTGCCCCGTTGCCTCGACCTCTTTTGCGCCGGTGAAGAGGTGGTGATGGTGCTGGAAGATTTGGATGCGGCGGGCTTTCCGATCCGCAAGCAGTCGGTTTCAGGCACAGAGCTTGTTGCATGTTTATCGTGGTTGGCTCATTTTCACGCGACCTTTTTGGGCGTATCGGAGGCTGGTCTGTGGCCGAGTGGGTGCTATTGGCATTTGGAAACTCGACCTGATGAATTGCAGGTGTTGGCACGCGAAGATCCTGCTTTGTATGCAGCCGCGCAAGCAATTGACTTAAAGCTCAAAGCGAGTCGGTATCAAACTTTGGTCCATGGGGATGCGAAGTTAGCGAATTTTTGCTTTTCAGAGGATGGTCGTTCGGTCGCAGCAGTGGATTTTCAATACGTGGGGCGTGGTTGCGGGATGAAGGATGTGGTTTATTTTATAGGAAGTTGCTTGTCCGAAGATGAGTGTGAACGCGAGGAAGCGCCACTGTTAGAGCAGTATTTTGAGGCGCTGCGTCGGGCCTTCGTTAGTCAGGGCAAGGATGTGGATGTCGACGCCTTAGAGGCTGATTGGCGTGCTTTGTATCCGGTCGCGTGGACCGATTTTCATCGTTTCCTCAAAGGCTGGAGCCCCGGGCATTGGAAAATTAACACATATAGCGAACAGTTAGCCGCTTCGGTGTTAGCTGAGATACAATTGGAGGGTCGATGCAAATAG
- a CDS encoding 3'(2'),5'-bisphosphate nucleotidase CysQ family protein, with protein MQIDTNKFNTLADVACEAALRAGALIRTFTAGEVTVFRKEGGDSLASQVVTEVDERSQSVILGHLESTFLKYDLALLSEERSDDGSRFDKEYFWCIDPLDGTLPFTQGKAGYAVSIALVRRDGLPVIGVVYDPVQDRLYRAVAGLGLCINGQPYQAARVVRTGETRLKFCMDCTFESDPRREALSLRMHALAQRAGYSEAVIDMHGGAVCNACYVLEHPQAVYLKEPKTELGGGSFWDFAATACIFEEAGGSVSDYFGQRLDLNSSTHTFFNHCGVFFCSDPALAELLQAARELG; from the coding sequence ATGCAAATAGATACGAACAAATTCAACACACTAGCGGATGTCGCGTGTGAGGCAGCACTACGCGCGGGGGCATTGATACGCACTTTCACTGCTGGTGAGGTGACGGTCTTTCGTAAAGAGGGTGGGGATAGTCTCGCCTCGCAAGTTGTGACTGAGGTTGATGAGCGCAGTCAATCAGTGATTCTCGGGCATTTAGAGTCCACTTTCTTGAAATACGATCTGGCCTTGTTGAGTGAGGAGCGAAGTGATGATGGGAGTCGCTTTGATAAAGAATATTTTTGGTGCATTGATCCGCTGGACGGGACGCTACCTTTCACGCAAGGTAAGGCTGGTTATGCAGTCTCGATTGCTTTGGTGCGCCGTGATGGCTTGCCGGTGATCGGAGTGGTTTACGATCCCGTGCAGGATCGTTTATATCGTGCTGTTGCGGGACTAGGGCTGTGTATCAACGGGCAGCCTTATCAAGCTGCCCGTGTGGTCCGCACTGGAGAGACACGGCTTAAGTTTTGTATGGATTGCACCTTTGAGAGTGATCCGCGCCGTGAGGCTCTGAGTCTGCGTATGCATGCCTTAGCGCAACGAGCGGGGTATTCCGAGGCGGTGATTGATATGCATGGAGGGGCTGTATGTAATGCTTGTTATGTGTTAGAGCATCCACAGGCGGTTTATCTCAAAGAGCCCAAAACCGAATTGGGAGGCGGCTCCTTTTGGGATTTCGCTGCGACTGCGTGCATCTTTGAAGAAGCCGGGGGCTCGGTGAGTGATTACTTTGGTCAGCGGCTAGATTTGAATAGTTCGACGCATACGTTTTTTAATCACTGTGGCGTGTTTTTTTGTTCGGATCCTGCGTTGGCAGAATTACTGCAGGCTGCGCGAGAATTAGGGTAA
- a CDS encoding sugar phosphate isomerase/epimerase family protein codes for MKIEQVALITYTIRDFIQTPDDFRQSMQKIAEIGYQAVQISGMPHDVMPATEIAAVCAENGLTICATHEPSLMILNEPEKVVERLQQLGTKYTAYPFPSDVDFSNAQSREKLIQQLDHAGSVLREAGLVLTYHNHANEFYKWDGKPALQHLIEQTSPENLLFEPDTYWVQLGGYNPVDWCKLLQGRMPLLHLKDVGVRKGNEPIMHEIGYGNLDFKSIIAAAEESGCEWYIVEQDTCPGDPFDSLKLSFDYIKANLVS; via the coding sequence ATGAAAATCGAACAAGTCGCTCTCATTACATACACCATTCGAGACTTCATCCAGACTCCGGATGACTTCCGGCAGAGCATGCAGAAAATCGCCGAGATTGGCTATCAGGCAGTGCAGATTTCAGGCATGCCCCACGATGTGATGCCAGCCACAGAGATAGCCGCGGTCTGCGCGGAAAATGGACTCACCATTTGCGCGACACACGAGCCCAGCCTCATGATTCTGAACGAACCGGAGAAGGTGGTTGAACGTCTCCAGCAGCTAGGCACAAAATATACTGCGTATCCATTTCCCAGTGACGTTGACTTCTCCAATGCACAGTCACGCGAAAAATTGATTCAGCAACTTGACCACGCGGGTTCCGTGCTACGTGAAGCAGGCCTGGTACTGACTTATCACAATCACGCCAACGAATTCTATAAATGGGATGGTAAGCCAGCTCTCCAGCACCTGATCGAGCAAACCTCCCCCGAAAACCTGCTTTTCGAGCCAGACACCTACTGGGTGCAACTCGGCGGCTATAATCCAGTAGATTGGTGCAAACTACTGCAAGGACGCATGCCTCTACTTCACCTCAAAGATGTGGGTGTGCGTAAAGGCAACGAGCCCATCATGCACGAGATCGGTTATGGCAACCTTGACTTCAAGTCCATCATCGCAGCTGCGGAAGAATCCGGCTGTGAATGGTACATTGTCGAACAAGACACCTGCCCGGGCGATCCTTTTGATTCACTCAAGTTGAGCTTCGATTACATTAAAGCGAACTTGGTATCCTGA
- a CDS encoding Gfo/Idh/MocA family oxidoreductase — protein MTNANDGMNYAPTAAKPQPVVEPGQFKFAAAFFDHGHLYGMINGLREAGAELAMIFDPNAERLAALKEKFPGVAIAQSFEEVLASDVQMVAAAAIPNRRGPIGCQVMQAGKDYFTDKCPLTSLEQLQEAENVVAATGQKYMVYYSERVHVESAWYVDQLIQDGVIGDIVHMEIFGPHRLGKAGRPDWFFDKEQYGGILTDIASHQFDQFLHYTRCSQGTIAHAAVDNRANPDKPGLEDVGQAVMILENGVQCFSRVNWFTPDGMRGWGDGRSFITGTKGTIEIRKYFDFGRSNDSDTIILANHEGEQVLKVKGQVGFPFFGQLILDCLNRTENAMTQEHAFAASRLSLQAQALADQAR, from the coding sequence CGACGGAATGAACTACGCACCGACAGCCGCTAAACCGCAGCCAGTCGTCGAACCAGGTCAGTTCAAATTTGCAGCTGCTTTCTTCGATCATGGTCATCTATACGGAATGATCAATGGCCTAAGGGAAGCCGGTGCAGAGCTCGCAATGATTTTTGACCCTAACGCCGAGCGGCTTGCAGCCCTGAAAGAAAAATTTCCGGGCGTCGCGATCGCACAAAGTTTCGAAGAGGTGCTGGCCTCCGACGTTCAAATGGTCGCCGCGGCTGCGATCCCGAATCGACGCGGGCCCATCGGTTGCCAAGTGATGCAAGCAGGCAAGGATTACTTCACCGACAAATGTCCGTTGACGAGTCTGGAGCAATTGCAAGAAGCGGAAAATGTGGTCGCAGCGACAGGACAAAAATACATGGTTTACTACTCTGAACGTGTCCACGTAGAGTCCGCATGGTACGTCGACCAACTAATCCAAGACGGCGTCATCGGCGACATCGTGCATATGGAGATCTTTGGGCCACACCGTTTAGGTAAAGCGGGACGTCCGGACTGGTTCTTCGATAAAGAGCAATATGGGGGCATCCTCACCGATATCGCATCGCACCAATTCGATCAATTCCTGCATTATACACGTTGCAGCCAAGGCACCATCGCTCACGCCGCCGTCGACAATCGCGCCAATCCAGACAAACCGGGTCTCGAAGACGTCGGTCAAGCTGTTATGATTCTGGAAAACGGCGTCCAATGTTTCTCACGCGTCAACTGGTTTACCCCCGACGGCATGCGTGGCTGGGGCGATGGCCGCAGCTTTATCACAGGCACCAAAGGCACGATAGAGATTCGTAAATACTTCGATTTCGGGCGAAGCAACGACTCCGACACCATCATCCTGGCGAATCATGAAGGCGAACAAGTATTAAAGGTTAAGGGCCAAGTGGGCTTTCCTTTCTTCGGTCAGCTGATCCTTGATTGTCTCAACCGCACTGAAAACGCGATGACTCAAGAACATGCCTTCGCGGCATCGCGTCTCTCCCTACAAGCCCAAGCCCTTGCCGATCAAGCACGCTAA